From a single Candidatus Defluviilinea gracilis genomic region:
- a CDS encoding CoA transferase produces MNPLDSLTVLSLEQATTLPYMTLKLVMDGMRVIRLESPPRGDPNRWVGPQVLSDSNAETGFESGMNAYFLPNNLGKESITLNLLDETGRRILHRLIRETPIDIFATNQRPDSYKKLGIDYETLSAIKPDLIWVGITGFGPTSNEAAYDPILQARAGFMELTGDAHGDPMVFGLPMVDLGAGEHAYGAVMKALYRRAVTGEGTRLDISMFQSAVSWMVSPVLLSHSFDVKAARRGNTHQFFAPVSVYPTSDGFVYLAVGTDRQWEALTGQAGFESLANEKYKHNAGRIAEVDELNEQLSAIFKKHSTAEIIEMCNKIGVPVSRVNSIPLVCADPLIASQLVKARDARSGIEIAISPPAVISAHLRARGLTLGFPPRLGEHNENVFGALSCDVNELKEKGVV; encoded by the coding sequence ATGAATCCCCTCGACTCTCTCACTGTCCTCTCTCTCGAACAGGCGACGACGCTTCCTTATATGACCTTGAAACTGGTCATGGATGGGATGCGGGTCATCCGCCTTGAGTCGCCTCCGCGCGGCGACCCGAACCGTTGGGTGGGTCCGCAGGTGTTGAGCGACTCGAACGCCGAGACAGGCTTCGAGTCGGGGATGAACGCCTACTTCCTGCCGAACAATTTAGGGAAGGAATCCATCACCCTGAACCTGCTCGACGAAACGGGGCGGCGCATCCTGCATCGCCTGATCCGCGAAACGCCGATTGACATCTTCGCCACGAATCAACGCCCCGATTCGTATAAAAAGCTCGGCATTGATTACGAAACGCTGAGCGCGATCAAACCCGATTTGATCTGGGTGGGCATCACGGGTTTTGGACCGACGAGCAACGAAGCGGCGTACGATCCCATCTTGCAGGCGCGCGCGGGTTTCATGGAGTTGACGGGCGACGCGCATGGCGACCCGATGGTCTTCGGCTTGCCGATGGTGGATTTGGGCGCGGGCGAACATGCCTACGGCGCGGTGATGAAGGCGTTATATCGGCGGGCGGTCACGGGTGAAGGGACGCGGCTCGATATTTCCATGTTTCAATCCGCCGTTTCGTGGATGGTCTCGCCCGTCCTGCTTTCGCATAGTTTCGATGTGAAGGCGGCGCGGCGCGGCAACACGCATCAATTCTTCGCGCCTGTGTCGGTCTACCCCACCTCGGACGGATTCGTGTATCTCGCCGTCGGCACCGACCGTCAATGGGAGGCGTTGACGGGGCAGGCGGGATTCGAATCGCTGGCGAATGAAAAATACAAACACAACGCGGGGCGCATCGCGGAGGTGGATGAACTCAACGAGCAATTGAGCGCGATCTTCAAAAAGCATTCCACGGCTGAGATCATCGAAATGTGCAACAAGATCGGCGTGCCCGTCTCGCGTGTGAACAGCATCCCGCTAGTCTGCGCCGACCCGTTGATCGCGAGTCAACTGGTGAAGGCGCGCGATGCGCGTTCGGGAATCGAGATCGCCATTTCGCCGCCAGCGGTCATCTCCGCGCACTTACGCGCGCGCGGCTTGACTCTAGGATTCCCTCCGCGTTTGGGAGAGCATAATGAAAACGTATTCGGCGCGTTGAGTTGCGACGTGAATGAGTTGAAGGAGAAAGGCGTTGTTTGA
- a CDS encoding acyl-CoA dehydrogenase family protein: MDLLLTEEQKQFRASVRSFVDKEVIPSAQEMDERGEFPRALFQRCAANGYFALRYPESVGGMGADFLTYCLMMEEIARGSLSLGAAVAMQTLMGTDLVHRFGTDEHRQRLLMPALRGEKIGTIAMTEPDFGSDLGGITTRAIQKEGGWEIHGRKMWITSATVADFFTVAAKTDPEAGFKGIDFFLVEKERAGVRVGRKIEKMGVRASETSELILEHVHVPAENMLGKQGAGFKNLGDILCQIRVMTGALALGLGEAALKSSITYSNERVQSGQTIANYQAVSHKIAEMGTRLEAARALVYQAAKDIDAGNKDVKLASMTKLFATETANFIADECTRIYGSYGFAMEYDAQRYYRDARFLLYGGGTSEVLRNVISKAMGAPESRK; the protein is encoded by the coding sequence ATGGATCTATTGCTGACCGAAGAACAAAAACAATTCCGCGCCTCCGTCCGCAGTTTTGTGGATAAGGAAGTGATTCCCTCCGCGCAAGAGATGGACGAGCGGGGCGAATTTCCGCGCGCGCTGTTTCAACGCTGCGCCGCCAACGGCTACTTCGCCCTGCGCTATCCCGAATCCGTCGGCGGCATGGGCGCGGACTTCCTCACCTACTGCCTGATGATGGAAGAGATCGCGCGCGGCTCGCTCTCGCTGGGGGCGGCGGTCGCCATGCAAACGCTGATGGGCACCGACTTGGTCCATCGCTTTGGCACAGACGAACATCGTCAACGCCTGCTTATGCCCGCATTGCGCGGAGAAAAGATCGGCACGATCGCGATGACCGAACCCGACTTCGGCTCCGACCTCGGCGGCATCACCACCCGCGCGATTCAAAAGGAGGGCGGCTGGGAGATTCACGGCAGGAAGATGTGGATCACCTCCGCGACGGTGGCGGACTTCTTCACCGTCGCCGCAAAAACGGATCCCGAGGCTGGCTTCAAAGGCATTGACTTTTTCCTCGTCGAGAAGGAACGCGCGGGAGTGCGCGTGGGGCGCAAGATCGAGAAGATGGGCGTGCGCGCCTCGGAAACCTCCGAGTTGATTCTGGAGCATGTCCACGTCCCTGCGGAGAACATGCTCGGCAAACAAGGCGCGGGGTTCAAGAATCTCGGCGACATCCTGTGCCAGATCCGCGTGATGACGGGCGCGTTGGCGCTCGGTTTGGGCGAGGCGGCGTTGAAATCGTCCATCACATATTCCAATGAGCGCGTCCAGTCGGGGCAGACGATTGCAAACTATCAAGCCGTCTCGCACAAGATCGCCGAGATGGGGACTCGTCTCGAAGCGGCGCGCGCGCTGGTCTATCAGGCGGCGAAGGATATTGACGCGGGCAATAAAGACGTCAAACTCGCTTCGATGACGAAACTATTCGCCACCGAAACCGCCAACTTCATCGCCGACGAATGCACGCGCATCTACGGCAGTTACGGCTTCGCGATGGAATACGACGCGCAACGCTATTACCGCGACGCGCGATTTTTACTATACGGCGGCGGCACATCCGAAGTGCTGAGGAACGTCATCTCCAAAGCCATGGGCGCGCCCGAGTCGCGGAAATAA
- a CDS encoding cobalamin B12-binding domain-containing protein, with protein sequence MTQKPIRVLIAKPGLDGHDRGARLVTLALRDAGFEVIYPGLHQTVPKIVESALQEDVDVIGLSVLSGAHLPIAEKLMNELRKAGMDDKLVIVGGNIPEQDIPALTSFGVAGVFPTGSPFEEIAAFIRNSIADKVS encoded by the coding sequence ATGACACAAAAACCTATCCGAGTGTTGATCGCCAAACCAGGGCTGGACGGTCACGACCGCGGCGCGAGACTGGTCACACTCGCCTTGCGCGACGCGGGCTTTGAGGTGATCTACCCAGGCTTGCATCAGACCGTCCCCAAAATCGTCGAAAGCGCGTTGCAAGAGGACGTGGACGTGATCGGTCTCTCCGTTCTTTCTGGGGCGCATCTGCCCATCGCCGAAAAATTGATGAACGAACTCCGCAAAGCGGGCATGGACGACAAACTCGTCATCGTCGGCGGCAACATCCCCGAACAGGACATCCCCGCGCTGACCTCCTTCGGCGTGGCGGGCGTCTTCCCCACAGGCAGTCCCTTCGAAGAGATCGCCGCGTTCATACGAAACAGCATCGCGGATAAAGTGTCTTAA
- a CDS encoding methylmalonyl-CoA mutase has translation MADKIRDVILESGIPVKPVYGPEDLKEIDAASDIGKPGEFPFTRGIHPFMYRQRPFTMRQYAGFGMPHETNQRFKFLIENGQNALNVAFDLPTQMGLDSSDPLADGEVGRVGMAVDTLADMEVAFAGIPIDQISVSLTINAVAAPIMAMYFVAAEKQGVPLNQVRGTAQNDILKEYIGRGAWIFPVEPAVRLIGDTIEFCARNAPKYYPVSVCGYHIRESGANPMQEIAYAYSIAREYIRRGLGRGLSVDDFAGQISFNFDIYGNFFEQISKFRAARRLWARIIKDEFGAKNPNTMMMKMIAGGGGGGLTIEQPENNIVRGAYYALISALSGTQTMALCSYDEAYTIPTEKAALISLRTMQILIEEMGIGDTVDPLGGSYYVESLTSEFERRMADEIKRVDEQWGGIVEAVSAGILQGEVARQAYQFEKGVQDGSIPKVGVNRFRMEEEKRDVALHPYDSKQAEESIRRTAEVIAARDAGTVDSALQKVRAAARDGQNTMPALIEAVRAYATIGEITKTLKEVFGEYAEQVRL, from the coding sequence ATGGCAGACAAAATTCGAGATGTGATTCTGGAATCGGGCATCCCCGTCAAACCCGTGTACGGACCCGAAGACTTGAAAGAGATCGACGCCGCGAGCGACATCGGCAAGCCAGGCGAATTCCCGTTCACGCGCGGGATTCATCCCTTCATGTACCGCCAGCGACCGTTCACCATGCGTCAATACGCGGGGTTCGGAATGCCGCATGAGACCAACCAACGCTTCAAGTTCCTGATCGAAAACGGACAGAACGCCCTCAACGTTGCCTTCGACCTGCCCACCCAAATGGGACTCGATTCCAGCGACCCGCTGGCGGATGGCGAAGTGGGGCGCGTGGGCATGGCGGTGGATACGCTCGCGGACATGGAAGTCGCTTTTGCGGGCATCCCCATTGACCAGATCAGCGTCTCGCTCACCATCAACGCGGTGGCGGCTCCCATCATGGCGATGTATTTTGTCGCCGCCGAAAAGCAGGGCGTGCCGTTGAATCAAGTGCGCGGCACGGCGCAGAACGACATCCTCAAGGAATACATCGGGCGCGGCGCGTGGATCTTCCCCGTCGAGCCAGCCGTCCGTTTGATCGGCGACACGATCGAATTTTGCGCGCGCAACGCGCCGAAATATTATCCCGTCTCGGTCTGCGGATACCACATCCGCGAATCGGGCGCGAACCCCATGCAGGAGATCGCCTATGCCTATTCCATCGCGCGCGAATATATCCGCCGCGGGCTGGGGCGCGGCTTGAGCGTGGACGACTTCGCGGGGCAGATCTCGTTCAACTTCGATATCTACGGCAACTTCTTCGAGCAGATTTCAAAGTTCCGCGCGGCGCGGCGGTTATGGGCGCGCATCATCAAAGACGAGTTCGGCGCGAAAAATCCCAACACAATGATGATGAAGATGATCGCGGGCGGCGGGGGCGGCGGTCTCACCATCGAACAACCCGAGAACAACATCGTGCGCGGCGCGTACTACGCGCTCATCTCCGCCCTCTCTGGCACGCAGACCATGGCGCTGTGCAGTTACGACGAAGCCTACACCATCCCAACCGAAAAGGCGGCGTTGATCTCGCTTCGCACCATGCAAATCCTGATCGAAGAGATGGGCATCGGCGACACCGTGGACCCGCTCGGCGGTTCATACTACGTCGAAAGTTTGACCAGCGAATTCGAGCGCCGCATGGCGGACGAGATCAAGCGTGTGGACGAACAGTGGGGCGGAATCGTGGAGGCGGTCAGCGCGGGCATCTTGCAGGGCGAGGTGGCGCGTCAAGCCTATCAGTTTGAAAAAGGCGTCCAGGATGGGTCAATTCCAAAAGTCGGAGTGAACCGCTTTCGCATGGAAGAGGAAAAGCGCGACGTGGCTCTGCATCCGTATGACTCGAAACAGGCGGAGGAGTCGATTCGCCGCACAGCGGAAGTGATCGCGGCTCGCGACGCAGGGACGGTTGATTCGGCGCTTCAAAAAGTCCGCGCCGCCGCGAGAGACGGGCAGAACACCATGCCCGCGTTGATCGAAGCCGTGCGCGCATACGCGACCATTGGCGAGATCACGAAGACGCTGAAAGAAGTCTTCGGCGAATATGCGGAACAGGTGCGGTTGTAA
- a CDS encoding hydantoinase/oxoprolinase family protein — MRLGCDIGGTFTDFVLLDDETGEIKVYKCLTTPGDPSDAVEEGVRALTSRVPNLPQKMKEVIHGTTLVINAIIERKGARTGLITTEGFRDVLELGRETRYAPYDVFAEFPKPLVPRPLRMEVRERLRADGSVLKALDTKQAEEVVHALKDEGVKSIAICLLHSFENPAHELAVKEIVAKEFPEVSISTSYEVLPQIREYERASTTVANAYVKPLTETYLRKLSKRLSSLGFSGRLFIMLSSGGITSVETAAEFPVRIIESGPTAAVIAGEYFSRLFNLPEMFCFDMGGTTAKSCLIQGGVAGVVPTFEVGRVQRFMKGSGLTIQVPVVDLMEIGAGGGSIAHLSRLGTLQVGPESAGAEPGPICYGRGGKRPTVTDVDLLLGYLDAEYFLGGEMKLDVEAARRGVEEQIAQPLGVSYIQAVWGIHDLINETMAAAAKTHIAERGGNPKVVTLAAFGGAGPVHAYGLAYKLGAPRVIVPPNAGVGSAMGFFTAPRAFDLVRSHKAPLASLDVEEIEKLFHAMEAEGERALRTAGATDEISFTRSVDARFIGQGSETNLLLPPKPFTQLQPDELRSLFDKNYERLYGRTYPEIPIEFVNFRARASLPVQPLKLQELDKTKGDVKNAIKGERLAFSGQAKDFIPFKVYDRYKLFPGVSFAGPAIIEERESTIIVGESATVSVDGFGFLWMEMRRE; from the coding sequence ATGCGGCTTGGTTGCGACATCGGCGGGACGTTCACCGACTTTGTGCTGCTCGACGATGAAACGGGCGAGATCAAAGTGTATAAATGCCTCACCACCCCAGGCGACCCGTCTGACGCGGTGGAGGAGGGCGTGCGGGCGTTGACGAGCCGCGTTCCGAATCTTCCGCAAAAGATGAAGGAAGTGATTCACGGAACCACGCTGGTCATCAACGCCATCATCGAACGCAAAGGCGCGCGCACGGGGCTGATCACCACCGAAGGATTCCGCGACGTGCTGGAACTTGGGCGCGAGACCCGTTACGCGCCATACGATGTCTTCGCCGAATTTCCAAAGCCGCTTGTGCCGCGCCCGTTGCGGATGGAAGTCCGCGAGCGATTACGCGCCGATGGAAGCGTGTTGAAAGCGCTGGATACAAAACAGGCGGAGGAGGTCGTCCACGCATTGAAGGATGAGGGCGTCAAGTCCATTGCCATCTGTCTACTGCACTCGTTCGAAAACCCTGCGCACGAACTGGCGGTCAAGGAAATCGTCGCAAAAGAATTTCCAGAAGTGTCCATCTCCACGTCGTACGAAGTCCTGCCGCAGATCCGCGAATACGAGCGCGCCAGCACCACCGTCGCCAACGCCTACGTCAAACCGCTGACCGAAACCTACCTGCGAAAACTTTCCAAGAGGTTGAGTTCGCTCGGCTTCAGCGGGCGATTGTTCATCATGCTCTCCAGCGGCGGCATCACCTCCGTCGAAACGGCGGCGGAGTTTCCCGTGCGCATCATCGAGTCGGGACCGACGGCGGCGGTGATCGCGGGCGAATATTTCAGCCGCCTCTTCAACCTGCCCGAAATGTTCTGCTTCGACATGGGCGGCACGACCGCGAAGTCGTGTCTCATCCAGGGCGGAGTCGCGGGCGTCGTCCCAACGTTCGAGGTGGGCAGAGTCCAACGGTTCATGAAAGGAAGCGGGCTGACGATTCAAGTCCCAGTGGTGGATTTGATGGAAATCGGCGCGGGCGGCGGGAGCATCGCGCATCTCTCGCGTCTCGGCACGCTTCAAGTCGGACCTGAAAGCGCGGGCGCGGAACCAGGTCCCATCTGCTATGGGCGCGGGGGCAAACGTCCCACCGTCACCGATGTGGACCTTCTGCTCGGCTACCTCGACGCGGAATATTTTCTCGGCGGTGAAATGAAACTGGATGTGGAGGCGGCGCGGCGCGGCGTGGAGGAACAGATCGCCCAGCCGCTCGGCGTTTCGTACATTCAAGCGGTGTGGGGCATTCACGACCTGATCAACGAAACGATGGCGGCGGCGGCGAAGACACATATCGCCGAACGCGGCGGGAATCCCAAAGTGGTCACGCTGGCGGCGTTCGGCGGCGCGGGACCCGTCCATGCCTATGGGCTGGCATACAAACTCGGCGCGCCGCGCGTGATCGTCCCGCCCAACGCGGGAGTCGGCTCCGCCATGGGATTCTTCACCGCTCCCCGCGCCTTCGATCTGGTCCGCAGTCACAAAGCGCCGCTCGCAAGCCTTGACGTGGAAGAGATCGAAAAACTTTTTCACGCCATGGAAGCGGAAGGCGAACGCGCCCTACGCACGGCGGGCGCGACGGATGAAATTTCCTTCACCCGCTCGGTGGACGCGCGCTTCATCGGTCAAGGCTCGGAGACGAACCTGCTTCTGCCGCCCAAGCCTTTCACGCAACTTCAGCCAGACGAACTGCGGAGTCTCTTCGATAAAAATTACGAACGTCTTTACGGACGCACCTACCCAGAGATTCCCATCGAGTTCGTCAACTTCCGCGCGCGGGCGAGTTTGCCTGTCCAGCCGTTGAAACTTCAAGAGTTGGACAAAACAAAAGGCGATGTGAAAAACGCGATCAAGGGCGAACGGCTGGCGTTCTCTGGTCAGGCAAAAGACTTCATCCCCTTCAAAGTCTACGACCGCTACAAGTTATTCCCTGGCGTGTCCTTCGCGGGACCCGCCATCATCGAAGAACGCGAATCCACCATCATCGTCGGCGAAAGCGCGACCGTTTCGGTGGATGGCTTCGGCTTCTTGTGGATGGAGATGCGGAGGGAGTGA
- a CDS encoding hydantoinase B/oxoprolinase family protein produces MTQTFDPITLEILWRRLISIVDEADATVARTAFSSLLRDAHDYTCMFTDRHGRELAQGTLATPGQSGAMALGIHKLVQHFSADDLQAGDVFITNDPWALAGHLNDICVFSPIFHKGNLAAFTACVLHHSDIGGRVASDNHDVFEEGLFIPLVKLYERGELNQAVLDMIRWNVRTPENVIGDIRSQTAANHVCAAQVQRMLEEYQLDSLDDLADEIIARSEKSVRSAIEQVPDGIYRAEGVIEQMEGQKDIVIKAAVEIKDSDITVDLAGSSPQVSWGGNVVYNFTFAYVHMAIKSIFDPDIPNNHGSVAVIKLDAPEGSVVNCRFPAAVAARMQIGHFMAEIIYRALAQALPQRVIASSGGTPATMNVFYGTFNNGKPWHSVIIRGGGMGASSARDGENSYIFPANGANTPIEILESDTPLLVERRELLMDSGGAGRFRGGLGTRTVFRIPDDEHAPPTPVSLGIQSGRFRLPPEGLAGGQAGSRAKFLVNGEQGNPYGLTKLNPGDVVVMESSGGGGYGSPAERDRDALAEDLRAGRVSEEKAKSEYGFE; encoded by the coding sequence ATGACCCAAACCTTCGACCCCATCACCCTCGAAATCCTCTGGCGGCGGCTGATCTCCATTGTGGACGAAGCTGACGCCACCGTCGCCCGCACCGCGTTCTCCAGCCTGCTGCGCGACGCGCACGACTACACCTGCATGTTCACCGACCGTCACGGGCGCGAACTGGCGCAAGGGACTCTCGCCACGCCTGGTCAATCGGGCGCGATGGCGCTGGGCATTCACAAACTGGTTCAACACTTTTCAGCGGATGACCTTCAGGCTGGCGACGTGTTCATCACCAACGACCCCTGGGCGCTGGCGGGGCATCTTAACGACATCTGCGTCTTCAGCCCGATCTTCCACAAAGGAAACCTTGCCGCTTTCACGGCTTGCGTTCTGCATCACTCGGATATCGGCGGGCGGGTCGCGTCTGACAATCACGATGTCTTTGAAGAAGGCTTGTTCATCCCGCTGGTAAAACTCTACGAACGCGGCGAATTGAATCAAGCCGTGCTGGATATGATCCGCTGGAACGTCCGCACGCCCGAAAACGTCATCGGCGACATCCGCTCGCAGACGGCGGCGAATCACGTCTGCGCCGCGCAGGTTCAGCGGATGCTCGAAGAATATCAACTCGACTCGCTGGACGACCTTGCGGATGAGATCATCGCCCGCAGTGAAAAGAGCGTCCGCTCGGCGATCGAACAAGTCCCCGATGGAATCTATCGCGCCGAGGGCGTCATCGAACAGATGGAGGGGCAGAAGGATATCGTCATCAAAGCCGCCGTCGAAATCAAAGACAGCGACATCACCGTTGACCTCGCGGGTTCCTCGCCGCAGGTCAGTTGGGGCGGCAACGTCGTATACAACTTCACCTTCGCCTACGTCCACATGGCGATCAAAAGCATCTTCGACCCCGACATTCCGAACAATCACGGCAGTGTCGCGGTCATCAAACTCGACGCGCCCGAAGGCAGTGTGGTCAACTGCCGCTTCCCAGCCGCCGTCGCCGCGCGGATGCAGATCGGTCACTTCATGGCGGAGATCATCTATCGCGCATTGGCGCAGGCGCTTCCACAGCGCGTCATCGCCTCCAGCGGCGGCACGCCCGCCACCATGAACGTCTTTTACGGAACGTTCAACAACGGCAAACCCTGGCACTCGGTCATCATCCGCGGTGGGGGCATGGGCGCAAGCAGCGCCCGCGACGGCGAGAACAGTTACATCTTCCCAGCCAACGGCGCGAACACGCCCATCGAAATCCTCGAAAGCGACACGCCCCTCCTCGTCGAACGCCGCGAACTGTTGATGGATTCGGGCGGGGCGGGAAGATTCCGTGGCGGGCTGGGGACGCGCACCGTCTTCCGCATCCCAGACGACGAACACGCGCCTCCGACTCCCGTCAGCCTGGGCATCCAATCTGGACGTTTTCGCCTACCCCCAGAGGGATTGGCTGGCGGGCAGGCTGGCTCGCGCGCAAAATTTCTCGTCAACGGGGAGCAGGGGAATCCCTACGGGCTGACCAAACTTAACCCTGGCGATGTGGTCGTCATGGAATCGTCTGGCGGTGGCGGCTACGGCTCTCCCGCCGAACGCGACCGCGACGCGCTTGCCGAAGACCTCCGCGCAGGGCGGGTGTCTGAGGAAAAGGCGAAATCGGAGTATGGGTTTGAGTAG
- a CDS encoding HigA family addiction module antidote protein yields MTDKLHPVHPGEVLQDEFLKPMNLSQNRLAIEIGVDARRINEIVLRTRGVTADTALRLSRYFGTSPQFWLGLQAEYDLDITLDALGNRLEREVRPRVPA; encoded by the coding sequence ATGACCGATAAATTACATCCCGTTCACCCTGGCGAAGTTTTGCAGGACGAATTCTTGAAGCCGATGAATCTGAGCCAGAATCGCCTAGCGATTGAGATCGGCGTTGACGCGCGGCGCATCAATGAGATTGTATTGAGAACGCGCGGCGTCACGGCGGATACCGCATTGCGTTTGTCGCGCTACTTTGGCACGTCTCCGCAGTTCTGGCTTGGACTGCAGGCGGAATACGATTTAGATATCACCCTCGACGCTTTGGGCAATCGCTTGGAGCGGGAAGTGCGTCCGAGAGTTCCAGCGTAG
- a CDS encoding type II toxin-antitoxin system RelE/ParE family toxin, with protein sequence MIKTFKSDETQNIYQRQRSRRLPADIQQVALRKLRMINNAVSINDLRVPPANHLEKLSGDRAGQWSVRINDQWRICFRWEDNDAYDVEIADYH encoded by the coding sequence ATGATAAAAACCTTCAAGAGCGATGAAACACAGAATATCTATCAGCGTCAACGCTCCCGAAGGCTGCCCGCCGATATTCAACAAGTCGCTTTGCGTAAACTCCGCATGATAAACAACGCCGTTTCTATCAACGATTTGCGAGTTCCTCCAGCCAACCATCTCGAAAAACTGAGCGGAGATCGCGCGGGTCAGTGGAGCGTTCGGATCAACGACCAATGGCGTATCTGTTTTCGATGGGAAGACAACGATGCCTACGATGTTGAAATCGCGGATTATCACTAG
- a CDS encoding 2-hydroxyacyl-CoA dehydratase — translation MTLRLFETWQNQSLEGIFAECRELSEDADFPTVKRWREQGGKVLGHFQVYFPEEIAHAAGMLPLKMRGAPVEPTHSDSRFGSYLCSILKTNLELVLSNRVELDMFVTHPICDAARNLAAVWGRNYSYPCQILYLPQNANSKASAEYLRGEYDRVKSDIEALSGTKVTDEALRNSIAVYNENRSLLRKIYEIKRKQPWLLSGFEAYLLMNVGGMILREEHNEMLKAAIPLIEARPAKRQDKIRVVFEGGFCEQPPLDLIRAISQSCYIVDDDLMIGLRWIVEDVPLEGDLLMNMADAYLEKSSYSPVQHDARKPKEKMLLQRIADSGAEAAIITAAKMCEPGLEDQVTYTKALDEKGIPYFVGEFEENMTSFDSMEIQLETFTENLIFS, via the coding sequence ATGACCCTGCGGCTGTTTGAAACATGGCAGAACCAATCCCTGGAGGGCATCTTCGCGGAGTGCCGCGAACTGTCGGAGGACGCCGACTTCCCCACAGTGAAACGCTGGCGCGAACAGGGCGGAAAAGTCCTGGGGCATTTTCAAGTGTACTTCCCCGAAGAGATCGCCCACGCGGCGGGGATGCTGCCCCTCAAAATGCGCGGCGCGCCCGTTGAGCCGACTCACTCCGACTCGCGCTTCGGCTCCTATCTTTGCTCGATCCTCAAAACAAACCTTGAACTCGTCCTGAGTAACCGCGTCGAACTGGACATGTTCGTCACCCATCCCATCTGCGACGCGGCGCGGAATTTGGCGGCGGTCTGGGGGCGGAACTATTCATATCCGTGCCAGATCTTGTACCTGCCGCAGAATGCCAACTCGAAAGCGTCGGCGGAGTATTTACGGGGGGAATATGATCGGGTGAAGAGCGACATCGAAGCGTTGTCGGGGACGAAGGTTACGGATGAAGCGTTGAGAAATTCCATCGCGGTCTATAACGAGAATCGCAGTCTCCTGCGAAAGATTTACGAGATCAAACGTAAACAACCCTGGCTTCTTTCAGGGTTTGAAGCGTATCTGCTGATGAACGTCGGCGGGATGATTTTGCGCGAGGAACACAACGAAATGCTCAAAGCGGCGATCCCGTTGATCGAAGCGCGACCCGCCAAACGTCAGGATAAGATTCGCGTGGTCTTCGAGGGCGGCTTCTGCGAACAGCCTCCGCTCGATTTGATTCGCGCCATCTCGCAATCCTGTTACATCGTGGACGACGATCTCATGATCGGCTTGAGATGGATTGTCGAAGACGTTCCGCTCGAAGGCGACCTGCTGATGAACATGGCGGACGCGTACCTTGAAAAATCCAGTTACAGCCCCGTGCAACACGACGCGCGCAAACCGAAGGAAAAAATGTTGTTACAACGCATCGCGGACTCGGGCGCGGAGGCGGCGATCATCACCGCCGCGAAGATGTGCGAGCCTGGGCTTGAAGATCAGGTGACGTACACGAAGGCGCTCGACGAAAAGGGCATCCCATATTTCGTGGGCGAGTTTGAAGAGAACATGACCAGCTTCGACAGCATGGAAATCCAGCTGGAGACGTTTACCGAGAACTTGATATTTAGTTAG